The following coding sequences are from one Leptolyngbya sp. NIES-3755 window:
- a CDS encoding pentapeptide repeat-containing protein (similar to AA sequence:cyanobase_aa:NIES39_N00510), whose translation MNWNQILERYTAGDRDFHGMDFAQAKLSNADLEDVNLSDSDLSRSSLGRANLRHANLSGANLHGADLCHADLQGADLRGADLRGALLLRANLTGANLENADLRWASLTEASPIDLDLSHSQVDRTILPKGFCSNG comes from the coding sequence ATGAACTGGAATCAAATCTTGGAGCGATACACGGCAGGCGATCGAGATTTTCACGGAATGGATTTCGCTCAGGCAAAATTGAGCAATGCAGATTTGGAAGATGTGAATTTGTCGGACAGTGATCTCAGTCGATCGTCATTGGGAAGAGCGAACTTGAGACACGCGAATTTGAGTGGTGCAAATTTACACGGAGCCGATCTTTGTCATGCCGATTTACAGGGTGCGGATTTGCGGGGTGCGGATTTGAGAGGGGCGCTGTTGTTGAGGGCGAATTTGACAGGTGCAAATCTGGAGAATGCGGACTTAAGATGGGCATCGTTGACCGAGGCAAGTCCGATCGATTTGGATTTAAGCCATTCTCAAGTCGATCGAACGATTTTGCCGAAAGGATTTTGCTCGAACGGTTAG
- a CDS encoding D-alanyl-D-alanine carboxypeptidase/D-alanyl-D-alanine-endopeptidase (similar to AA sequence:cyanobase_aa:LBDG_30580): protein MTALFTRSAASLISLVSIAVFASSARANPAAPICSRDLAPQIEAIVNRPNFARSRFGVLVQTLRSRQTLFSRDADRFFIPASNVKILTTAAALQRLGSNYRIRTSVYGIESPNGWRVRLVGRGDPSFSDRQLQDLAQQLKQRGIQRISELIVEDSYFGREALNPDWAVGDIPETYAVPVSSLILNENSLNFRLVPQALGQPLKVVWDDPIEGSFWRIENRSRTVDAKAEESIAVGRDLSQPILKIGGQLRVGSAPASYGIAVPNPGERFLRKFVRSLNAAGIAVTRSSVSEQPASSNGSEIAKIDSPPLSELLKQANQFSNNLYAEVLLRTLGAQNSNSTERTVLEQSITSLITELSKLGTAKTEIVLSDGSGLSRQNWTTPTALVQILEAILRQPNGNDFRESLSIAGMSGTLQSRFQNSPARGITRAKTGTLTGVTALSGYIDPPNYESIAFSIMINQAPDSAPVQRNAIDEIVELLARLRSC from the coding sequence ATGACCGCTTTATTTACCCGCTCTGCTGCAAGTCTAATTAGTCTAGTTTCGATCGCAGTTTTCGCGTCAAGTGCTCGCGCCAATCCTGCTGCGCCAATTTGTTCAAGAGATTTAGCGCCACAGATTGAAGCGATCGTGAATCGTCCAAATTTTGCTCGATCGCGTTTCGGTGTCTTGGTTCAAACGTTGCGATCGCGGCAAACGCTCTTTAGTCGAGATGCCGATCGCTTTTTTATTCCTGCTTCTAATGTGAAAATCCTAACGACTGCGGCGGCACTACAACGTCTCGGTTCTAACTATCGAATTCGGACTTCGGTGTATGGAATAGAATCACCAAATGGATGGCGGGTGAGACTCGTTGGACGGGGCGATCCGAGTTTTAGCGATCGACAGTTGCAAGATTTGGCGCAACAATTAAAGCAGCGTGGAATTCAGCGAATTTCAGAATTAATTGTCGAAGATAGCTACTTTGGGCGCGAGGCATTAAATCCAGATTGGGCAGTGGGGGATATTCCAGAAACTTACGCGGTTCCAGTCAGTAGTTTGATTTTGAATGAGAATAGTTTGAACTTTAGACTGGTACCGCAAGCCTTGGGGCAACCGCTCAAAGTGGTATGGGACGATCCGATCGAGGGAAGTTTCTGGAGAATTGAGAATCGATCGCGAACCGTTGATGCGAAAGCTGAAGAATCGATCGCAGTTGGGCGCGATTTAAGCCAACCGATTTTAAAGATTGGTGGACAGTTGCGAGTCGGGTCTGCACCTGCATCTTATGGAATTGCAGTTCCGAATCCGGGAGAACGATTTTTGCGAAAATTTGTTCGATCGCTAAACGCCGCAGGAATTGCCGTGACTCGATCGAGTGTAAGTGAGCAACCCGCTTCATCGAACGGTAGTGAAATTGCAAAGATTGATTCTCCCCCGCTAAGTGAATTACTAAAGCAAGCGAATCAATTCAGTAATAATCTTTACGCAGAAGTACTTTTGAGAACGCTGGGTGCACAAAATTCAAATTCCACAGAGCGTACTGTATTAGAACAAAGTATTACATCTTTGATCACTGAATTAAGTAAACTTGGAACCGCTAAAACTGAAATTGTTTTGTCAGATGGTTCAGGCTTATCTAGACAGAATTGGACAACTCCAACAGCATTAGTGCAAATTCTAGAAGCAATTCTACGACAGCCGAATGGAAACGATTTTCGAGAATCACTCTCGATCGCGGGCATGAGTGGAACGTTACAAAGTCGATTTCAGAATAGTCCAGCAAGAGGAATTACACGAGCGAAAACCGGAACGCTAACCGGAGTCACAGCGCTATCAGGATACATTGATCCGCCGAATTATGAATCGATCGCATTCAGCATCATGATTAATCAGGCTCCAGATTCGGCTCCTGTACAGCGAAATGCGATCGATGAAATTGTCGAATTACTAGCCAGACTGCGATCGTGCTAA
- a CDS encoding hypothetical protein (hypothetical protein AM1_A0075;~similar to AA sequence:cyanobase_aa:LBDG_30590): MVQERNSTPRKVQEPDLDRRSDPRPIPPAMNNNAGTPMTDIASGLALLLSVIAFFLSCYAAIQASSIRRQLEPARPAPQSNSSNQPESRPFAPLIAQNRFQEVKPGLYRQPTEDETGEVELVSARRIERSGNSNFARIDLRIRRLDRPVQGLTEIDLPSTIALNSRTNERYTTIEAQTPQDRFINLASLNPGSSVNASVIVRVPENLDRIDLDIPNVRVFRNVPIG; the protein is encoded by the coding sequence ATGGTGCAAGAACGTAATTCAACGCCTCGGAAAGTTCAAGAGCCGGATCTCGATCGTCGCAGTGATCCCCGCCCGATTCCGCCTGCCATGAACAACAATGCCGGGACTCCAATGACCGATATTGCTTCAGGTTTGGCGTTATTGCTCTCGGTTATCGCATTTTTTCTCAGTTGTTACGCTGCAATTCAAGCCAGTAGCATCCGTCGGCAATTAGAACCTGCTCGACCCGCACCCCAGTCAAATTCGTCCAACCAGCCTGAAAGTCGTCCGTTTGCCCCCTTGATCGCTCAAAATCGATTTCAAGAAGTGAAACCTGGTCTATATCGTCAACCCACCGAAGATGAAACAGGCGAGGTCGAACTGGTTTCTGCACGACGAATTGAACGATCGGGAAATTCTAACTTTGCCCGAATTGATTTGAGAATTCGTCGTCTCGATCGACCCGTGCAGGGACTAACCGAAATCGATTTACCGAGTACGATCGCGCTCAACTCTCGCACGAATGAACGATACACCACGATCGAAGCCCAAACGCCTCAAGACCGCTTTATCAATCTGGCGAGTCTCAATCCAGGATCGAGCGTGAATGCGTCTGTGATCGTGCGTGTCCCGGAAAACCTCGATCGAATTGATCTTGATATTCCGAATGTCCGTGTCTTTCGCAATGTGCCGATCGGCTAG
- a CDS encoding patatin family protein (similar to AA sequence:cyanobase_aa:LBDG_20080): MKKILSIDGGGIRGMIPALVLAEIEMSIGKPISEIFDLVAGTSTGGILALGLSKDNGQGNPRYSAKELVELYEREGEKIFPRSLCRTITTAMGMIDEKYPREGIDSVLSNYFGTDPLGSCLTKTLITSYDIEQREPFFFKSWREEHRSIKMLNVARSTSAAPTYFEPVQVEVSNQIKTLIDGGVFMNTPCVSAYAEALRIFPDEREFLVVSLGTGEQTRTIRYEQAKDWGTIEWLRPLLSCVFDGVSDAADYQMKQLLEGNYYRFQTKLETALDEMDNATPENIVDLKTEAAILLKRDRENLMRLCEIL; the protein is encoded by the coding sequence ATGAAAAAAATTCTCAGCATTGATGGCGGCGGTATTCGGGGAATGATTCCAGCGTTAGTCTTGGCAGAGATCGAAATGTCGATCGGGAAGCCGATTTCAGAGATTTTTGATCTCGTGGCTGGCACTTCAACCGGTGGAATTCTTGCCTTGGGACTCAGCAAAGACAACGGACAAGGCAATCCCCGATATTCTGCTAAAGAATTAGTCGAACTCTACGAACGCGAAGGAGAAAAGATTTTCCCTAGATCCCTCTGTCGCACTATCACGACAGCGATGGGGATGATCGACGAAAAATATCCGAGAGAAGGAATCGATTCGGTCTTGAGCAACTATTTTGGCACTGATCCGCTCGGTTCTTGTCTCACCAAAACGCTGATTACGTCTTATGACATTGAACAGCGGGAACCGTTCTTTTTCAAAAGCTGGAGAGAAGAACATCGATCGATCAAAATGCTGAATGTAGCTCGATCGACTTCTGCGGCTCCGACGTATTTTGAGCCTGTTCAGGTTGAAGTGAGCAATCAAATCAAGACGCTGATTGATGGGGGTGTGTTTATGAATACGCCTTGTGTTTCTGCGTATGCTGAAGCGTTAAGAATCTTCCCCGATGAGCGAGAATTTCTGGTCGTCTCCTTGGGAACTGGGGAGCAAACTCGGACGATTCGGTATGAGCAGGCGAAAGATTGGGGCACGATCGAGTGGCTGCGTCCGCTGTTAAGCTGCGTGTTCGATGGCGTGTCCGATGCTGCGGATTATCAAATGAAACAGCTTTTGGAAGGGAATTATTATCGATTCCAGACAAAGCTCGAAACGGCGCTCGATGAAATGGATAATGCGACTCCGGAGAATATCGTGGATTTGAAGACCGAGGCAGCAATTTTATTGAAGCGCGATCGCGAAAATCTGATGCGATTGTGCGAGATTCTGTAA
- a CDS encoding amino acid permease-associated region (similar to AA sequence:cyanobase_aa:Aazo_4342) translates to MSLSQVKRALLGKTLPTSAHAEERLTKAAALAVLSSDALSSVAYATQETLIVLIAAGTGANILGWSLPIAIAIILLLAIVILSYRQTIRAYPNGGGSYIVARGNLGLLPGLIAGASLMIDYILTVAVSVSAGIDNLVSAVPVLRPLTVELCLVFVFLLMIANLRGVKESGKIFMVPTYAFILSIFLLVGMGLFQQVTGTAVTAPFPSEVLPKVSEQLGIFLVLRAFAAGCTALTGVEAISDGVLAFRPPEWKNARQTLLFLGLILGIMFLGITYLSQVYRVIPTDAETVLSILSRQIFGGGSFLYYFLILFATPTILLLAANTSYADFPRLCYFLARDGFLPRQLALLGDRLVYSNGILLLSICAAILLVVFKGNTTAIIPLYAVGVFTSFTLSQAGMVVHWFKGKERGWRASALLNGLGTIATTIVLAVVIWTKFALGAWVVVFTVPLVVTLFIAIRRHYQHVADRLTIQNLPPRSHIPRARGEVVTHPAIVIVGQLHRGTIEALDYARSIADEIVAVHVDVGTTDLKKFRDRWNQMESDIELVILDSPYRSVVTPILDFVGRYEAQHPGVLSTVIIPAFVPRRWWEALLHNQTTLFLKAALRTKKSRVVTTVRYYL, encoded by the coding sequence ATGAGTCTTTCTCAAGTTAAACGGGCGCTGTTGGGTAAAACGTTACCCACGAGTGCTCATGCCGAGGAGCGGTTAACCAAAGCCGCTGCTTTAGCGGTTCTCTCTTCAGATGCGCTTTCTTCCGTTGCCTATGCGACTCAAGAAACACTGATTGTGTTAATTGCAGCCGGAACTGGGGCGAATATATTGGGGTGGTCATTACCGATTGCGATCGCGATTATTCTACTATTAGCGATTGTGATTCTGTCGTATCGCCAAACCATTCGTGCGTATCCCAACGGTGGCGGTTCTTACATCGTGGCACGTGGCAATTTAGGATTATTACCTGGATTGATCGCGGGTGCATCTCTCATGATTGATTACATTCTCACCGTTGCGGTGAGTGTTTCTGCTGGAATTGATAACTTAGTGTCCGCTGTTCCAGTGTTGCGCCCGTTGACCGTGGAATTGTGTTTAGTGTTTGTATTTTTGTTGATGATCGCAAATTTACGCGGTGTAAAGGAATCGGGAAAAATCTTCATGGTCCCGACGTATGCCTTTATTCTGAGTATCTTTTTGCTAGTCGGGATGGGATTGTTTCAGCAAGTGACTGGGACTGCGGTGACTGCACCATTTCCAAGTGAGGTGTTGCCGAAAGTCAGTGAGCAGTTAGGAATTTTTCTAGTTTTGAGAGCATTCGCAGCAGGCTGTACGGCACTCACCGGGGTTGAAGCGATCTCAGATGGAGTCTTAGCATTTCGACCGCCAGAATGGAAAAACGCTCGACAAACACTGCTCTTTCTGGGCTTGATTCTTGGCATTATGTTTCTGGGAATTACCTATCTGTCTCAGGTGTACCGCGTGATTCCAACCGATGCAGAAACCGTGTTATCAATTCTGAGTCGGCAAATCTTTGGCGGTGGTAGCTTCCTGTACTATTTTCTGATATTGTTTGCAACTCCAACGATTCTGTTGTTAGCAGCCAATACGAGCTATGCAGATTTTCCTAGACTGTGCTATTTCTTAGCGCGAGATGGATTCTTGCCGAGACAGTTGGCACTGTTAGGCGATCGATTAGTTTACTCGAACGGCATCCTGCTCTTAAGTATTTGCGCTGCGATTCTACTTGTCGTGTTCAAAGGCAATACCACAGCAATCATTCCTCTGTATGCGGTTGGGGTATTCACTTCATTCACACTGTCGCAAGCTGGAATGGTCGTGCATTGGTTCAAGGGCAAAGAGCGAGGCTGGAGAGCAAGTGCTCTTTTGAATGGACTGGGTACAATCGCAACGACGATCGTGCTTGCGGTGGTGATTTGGACAAAATTCGCGCTCGGTGCTTGGGTCGTCGTGTTCACAGTGCCATTAGTCGTGACATTGTTTATCGCGATTCGACGGCATTATCAACACGTTGCCGATCGATTAACGATTCAGAATTTGCCGCCTCGGAGTCATATTCCCAGAGCGCGGGGAGAAGTCGTGACACATCCAGCGATCGTGATTGTTGGACAATTGCATCGCGGAACTATTGAAGCGTTAGATTATGCACGGAGTATTGCCGATGAAATTGTCGCGGTGCATGTGGATGTGGGAACAACCGATTTGAAGAAATTCCGCGATCGATGGAATCAAATGGAATCGGATATTGAATTGGTGATTTTGGATTCGCCTTATCGATCGGTGGTCACTCCGATTCTGGACTTCGTGGGGCGGTATGAAGCTCAGCACCCAGGAGTCTTATCAACGGTGATCATTCCGGCATTTGTACCACGTCGCTGGTGGGAAGCGTTGTTACATAACCAAACGACATTATTTTTGAAAGCGGCGTTGCGAACGAAGAAAAGTCGGGTGGTGACAACGGTGCGATATTATCTGTAA
- a CDS encoding hypothetical protein (conserved hypothetical protein;~similar to AA sequence:cyanobase_aa:LBDG_30600): protein MTSWRDRLNQFTGKTRFAVCRIFIHLAGDEVAPLLGVLNRAGRDAIESDGDLQTLGEGLVEVCQSLLQYQTYWRSAANEGDVVWDEGEAGDYVNELFTDSAQRYLSAPELETSTGSPNEELTLPVTQNLIVMITIAAEGEVPELETDLADLRALQNGLKAIINLQYQERLRAIQVHFSPSRLGDELNSDQLLEFYPELIPL, encoded by the coding sequence ATGACTTCATGGCGCGATCGATTAAATCAATTCACGGGCAAAACTCGCTTCGCCGTTTGTCGCATTTTTATTCACTTAGCAGGCGATGAAGTCGCTCCGCTGCTCGGTGTCTTAAATCGGGCAGGAAGAGACGCGATCGAGTCGGATGGTGATCTTCAAACTTTGGGCGAAGGATTAGTCGAAGTTTGTCAAAGTTTGCTGCAATATCAAACTTATTGGCGATCGGCAGCGAATGAGGGAGATGTGGTTTGGGATGAAGGGGAAGCGGGCGATTATGTGAATGAATTATTTACCGATTCTGCTCAGCGGTACTTGAGTGCTCCGGAATTAGAAACCAGTACGGGAAGCCCTAATGAAGAATTGACGTTACCCGTTACCCAGAACCTGATTGTAATGATTACGATCGCAGCAGAAGGAGAGGTTCCTGAGCTTGAAACAGATTTAGCTGATCTCAGAGCGCTACAGAATGGGCTGAAAGCCATCATTAACTTGCAGTACCAAGAGCGATTAAGAGCCATCCAAGTTCACTTTTCTCCTTCCCGTCTGGGCGACGAACTCAATTCCGATCAGTTGTTGGAGTTTTATCCGGAACTGATCCCTCTCTAG
- a CDS encoding hypothetical protein (conserved exported hypothetical protein;~similar to AA sequence:cyanobase_aa:LBDG_30610), protein MFSIKLARSIMRKFLALSMSVALCWTAVGCSSSSLGDPARTQTNRPATEARQNQSLPNGQFSVQQATFDDGTGEYTVLLRDTPAGVNSSFRTENLPLAQLTPDEVKAGQKAYLKSENNQVSLHIPEDFKIEYVHNVTENVTDPQSGRTETVVVRQEPNFWAPFAGAIAGQAIGSLLFRPQYYVPPIYRPGVPLTGFGGYGSSYGQAVGRYQQRYQAPPVVERNRQVFRSTGRLGTPNTRVSRPRITNDRPTGSGYGTSTLRRSNRSTPSRVNRPGGFGSGTRSVRPRSSFGSGRRR, encoded by the coding sequence ATGTTCTCTATCAAACTTGCTCGATCGATAATGCGAAAATTTCTTGCTCTCTCTATGTCGGTTGCGCTCTGCTGGACGGCTGTCGGATGCAGTAGTTCTTCTCTGGGTGATCCGGCTCGGACTCAAACGAATCGCCCCGCGACTGAGGCACGTCAAAATCAGTCTTTGCCCAATGGACAGTTCTCGGTGCAGCAAGCCACATTTGATGATGGCACTGGGGAATACACGGTTTTGTTAAGAGATACGCCTGCGGGAGTGAATTCGTCATTTAGAACTGAGAATTTGCCCTTGGCACAATTGACCCCGGATGAAGTAAAAGCGGGTCAGAAAGCATATCTTAAGTCTGAGAATAATCAAGTTTCGCTGCATATTCCTGAAGATTTCAAAATTGAGTACGTTCATAACGTGACTGAGAACGTGACTGATCCTCAGAGCGGAAGAACGGAAACTGTAGTCGTGCGCCAAGAGCCGAATTTCTGGGCACCGTTTGCGGGCGCGATCGCGGGTCAAGCGATTGGGAGTCTCCTCTTCCGTCCTCAATACTATGTGCCACCGATTTATCGTCCGGGTGTACCGTTGACTGGATTTGGTGGATACGGTTCTTCTTATGGTCAAGCGGTGGGTCGCTATCAGCAACGTTATCAAGCGCCGCCTGTGGTGGAACGGAATCGTCAAGTTTTCCGATCAACAGGCAGACTTGGAACGCCGAATACACGGGTGAGTCGTCCTCGGATTACGAACGATCGACCCACCGGATCGGGCTATGGAACGAGCACATTACGTCGATCGAATCGTTCAACTCCGAGCCGCGTAAATCGTCCGGGTGGATTTGGGAGTGGAACGCGATCGGTCCGTCCTCGCTCTTCATTCGGCAGCGGTAGACGACGTTAA
- a CDS encoding hypothetical protein (similar to AA sequence:cyanobase_aa:LBDG_18790), producing the protein MIEVEVHQQLRAFLREQGELYWSHHLTMARLVARALRIGRSALIQTGAPSDLQGRYRLSYLVPILMWHEPVVLVVPEVIQQRLLRVEIPRLRQWINYPKPIQVSDRWISPDYKGILITTPQAWLSDRLNHEGRFPDEIPTVIDGVDDLEAWTRDQLTLNLDTADWESLMLACPAHVELIRDTRIQLIRAVFQHPANPYECYLFEQSERDILTELHQRLTESLPSNWAKFFEQFNQNDRLTWVTIARQAGQFSLYCAPVEVASSLAPIWSQQPTVLIGGALDLESDATIYRSSIGLEQDLTCLKFALDRQEDQIQLYQPEGIPLPNTPQFQPALLRELRSLLSLSTQGFSVILVGDTPLKSQVGSILAAEFGSRVQVERTCLEENGILVTGWEFWREHQSVLPAPQVLAIATLPIPSLEHPLVAGRVAHYKQQRQDWFRLYLLPEALSELQRAVSPVRESQGIVALLDSRVLHRTYGSQVLTALSPFARINYLDATLFSPVADESNTI; encoded by the coding sequence GTGATTGAGGTAGAAGTCCACCAACAGCTACGAGCCTTTCTGAGAGAGCAGGGCGAATTGTACTGGTCGCATCATTTGACGATGGCGCGGTTGGTTGCTCGTGCGCTTCGGATCGGTCGGAGTGCGCTGATTCAAACAGGTGCTCCTTCAGATCTTCAGGGACGCTATCGATTGAGCTATCTTGTGCCGATTTTGATGTGGCATGAACCTGTGGTTTTGGTTGTGCCTGAAGTGATCCAGCAGCGGCTTCTGAGAGTTGAAATACCTCGCTTGCGGCAGTGGATCAATTACCCAAAACCGATTCAAGTCAGCGATCGCTGGATTTCTCCAGATTACAAAGGCATTCTGATTACGACCCCGCAGGCATGGTTAAGCGATCGACTCAATCACGAGGGCAGATTTCCCGATGAAATTCCAACCGTGATCGATGGCGTGGACGATCTTGAAGCTTGGACGCGGGATCAATTAACGCTAAATCTCGATACGGCGGACTGGGAATCGTTGATGTTGGCTTGTCCCGCTCATGTAGAACTGATTCGTGATACTCGAATACAACTGATTCGCGCCGTTTTTCAGCATCCCGCTAATCCTTATGAATGCTACTTATTCGAGCAATCTGAACGCGATATTTTAACGGAATTACACCAGCGATTAACCGAATCCTTACCATCAAATTGGGCAAAGTTTTTTGAACAATTTAATCAGAACGATCGCTTAACTTGGGTGACGATCGCCCGTCAAGCTGGACAATTTTCACTTTATTGTGCTCCGGTAGAAGTAGCTTCTTCGCTGGCTCCAATTTGGTCACAGCAACCGACTGTATTAATTGGAGGAGCGCTCGATCTCGAATCGGATGCAACGATTTATCGATCGTCGATTGGGCTTGAGCAAGATTTGACCTGTTTGAAATTTGCGCTCGATCGACAAGAAGATCAAATCCAGCTTTATCAGCCTGAAGGCATTCCGCTCCCAAACACGCCCCAATTTCAACCCGCTTTATTAAGAGAACTGCGATCGCTCCTCAGCCTTTCAACTCAAGGATTTTCCGTCATTCTCGTGGGCGATACTCCGCTCAAATCTCAGGTGGGATCAATTCTGGCAGCGGAGTTCGGCTCTAGAGTTCAAGTTGAGCGAACCTGCTTAGAGGAAAATGGAATTCTCGTAACGGGTTGGGAATTTTGGCGAGAGCATCAGAGTGTATTGCCCGCACCGCAGGTATTAGCGATCGCAACGCTGCCCATTCCTTCTCTTGAACATCCTCTCGTTGCGGGTCGTGTTGCCCACTACAAACAGCAGCGTCAAGACTGGTTTCGGTTGTATCTATTGCCAGAAGCTTTAAGCGAATTGCAACGCGCCGTTTCCCCAGTGCGAGAAAGTCAGGGAATTGTCGCTCTTTTAGATAGCCGAGTGCTTCATCGAACTTATGGCAGTCAAGTTCTAACCGCACTCAGTCCATTTGCTCGAATTAATTACCTGGATGCCACCTTATTCAGCCCAGTAGCCGACGAATCAAACACGATATGA
- a CDS encoding hypothetical protein (hypothetical protein L8106_22004;~similar to AA sequence:cyanobase_aa:LBDG_18780), whose translation MGEAKRRRESLGEDYGKEPTIAPWFPVTKTQTQQFMKWTSTGAWTGIGLLVVAWIVVRFVGPAAGWWQAN comes from the coding sequence ATGGGAGAAGCAAAACGTCGTAGAGAATCGTTGGGTGAGGACTACGGAAAAGAACCGACGATCGCGCCTTGGTTTCCAGTGACCAAAACGCAAACACAACAATTCATGAAGTGGACATCGACCGGAGCCTGGACTGGAATTGGTTTACTTGTGGTCGCTTGGATTGTGGTTCGATTTGTCGGTCCAGCCGCAGGTTGGTGGCAGGCGAACTAA
- a CDS encoding hypothetical protein (conserved hypothetical protein;~similar to AA sequence:cyanobase_aa:LBDG_42540), which translates to MFLRLAEQHRQFVQDLVMNLQALATVLENRGYLASCYTCGGQMNSASFMVSLGNNHLIRFLVSDYGITWTEMRDDRELMKLEGAEAISQLQELANLVKYQIKPSDYRPTAPVESLR; encoded by the coding sequence GTGTTCTTACGACTAGCAGAACAACACCGTCAATTTGTTCAAGACTTGGTGATGAACCTCCAAGCCTTGGCAACTGTACTAGAGAACCGGGGCTACCTGGCATCCTGCTACACTTGTGGCGGTCAAATGAATAGCGCATCGTTTATGGTGAGCCTCGGCAATAACCATTTGATTCGGTTCTTGGTGTCGGATTACGGCATCACCTGGACAGAAATGCGTGACGATCGAGAATTGATGAAACTAGAAGGCGCAGAAGCAATTAGCCAGCTTCAAGAACTCGCCAACTTGGTGAAGTATCAAATCAAACCATCAGACTATCGCCCGACTGCACCTGTAGAAAGCTTGCGATAG